The following coding sequences lie in one Deltaproteobacteria bacterium genomic window:
- a CDS encoding ABC transporter substrate-binding protein, translating into MKNTVFKNLLVPILATALILAFSGLASAKAIKIGGIMDTTGATSDVGKDYAIGMEEAFKYINEKGGVNGKKIKYTWFDYGYRIPEAITKYKLLKRLGALVIMGWGTGDTEALSPTVNKDQIPYVSASYSAHLTNPKKSRYNLFFSSDYSTNARACLTAWFDKKWPKHPDYGKRKPRFACAYMFASPYCSAPIKAIKDQAKLLGFEIGPDQDVSLFALDTKSQIMALKEFKPDVVWHGNTTMSVSATIRDAYALGLGADWIVNNWGFDENLPRLAGEAAEGVMGATPCAFYGQPYKNMDIVVATAKKYHPGIPQEKRLIRTVQAWGDALIVWEALKRADKAGDLSGNGIMVKGFETMKNFDIGLGASPITYTASDHRPTTGCLVQEWKNGKFQEVERVDLKARWPEKWEKEWLGW; encoded by the coding sequence ATGAAAAACACGGTCTTTAAGAACCTGCTCGTCCCGATTCTGGCAACGGCCTTGATCTTGGCTTTCTCCGGTCTGGCCTCTGCCAAGGCCATAAAGATCGGCGGGATCATGGACACCACCGGCGCCACGTCGGATGTCGGAAAAGACTACGCCATCGGCATGGAAGAGGCCTTCAAGTACATCAACGAAAAGGGCGGTGTAAACGGGAAAAAAATCAAGTATACATGGTTTGACTATGGTTATCGTATTCCAGAGGCCATAACTAAATATAAGCTCCTAAAGAGGCTGGGAGCCCTCGTGATCATGGGATGGGGGACCGGTGACACCGAAGCCCTTTCACCTACAGTCAACAAGGATCAGATCCCTTATGTTTCAGCCTCTTACTCGGCCCACCTCACCAATCCGAAGAAATCGCGTTATAACCTGTTTTTCTCTTCCGACTATTCCACAAATGCGAGAGCCTGTCTCACGGCTTGGTTTGACAAAAAATGGCCCAAGCACCCGGATTACGGGAAGAGGAAGCCGAGGTTCGCATGCGCTTACATGTTTGCATCACCTTATTGCAGCGCGCCCATCAAGGCCATAAAGGATCAGGCTAAGCTTCTTGGCTTTGAAATCGGCCCAGACCAGGATGTCTCACTCTTTGCCCTGGACACCAAGAGCCAGATCATGGCCTTGAAGGAATTCAAACCCGATGTGGTCTGGCACGGCAACACGACGATGTCGGTGTCAGCCACCATCAGAGATGCTTACGCCCTCGGGCTGGGTGCGGATTGGATCGTGAATAATTGGGGTTTTGATGAAAATCTTCCCCGCCTGGCCGGTGAAGCGGCCGAAGGTGTTATGGGCGCCACCCCGTGTGCATTCTATGGCCAGCCTTACAAGAACATGGACATAGTCGTGGCGACGGCCAAGAAATACCATCCTGGAATTCCCCAGGAAAAGAGGCTGATCCGTACGGTCCAGGCCTGGGGAGATGCCTTGATAGTATGGGAAGCCCTGAAACGGGCAGACAAGGCGGGGGATCTTTCCGGAAACGGGATCATGGTAAAAGGCTTTGAGACAATGAAGAATTTCGATATCGGACTCGGTGCCTCTCCAATAACTTATACTGCCAGTGATCACAGGCCCACGACCGGATGCCTTGTTCAGGAATGGAAGAACGGGAAATTCCAGGAGGTCGAGAGGGTTGACCTCAAGGCCCGCTGGCCGGAGAAGTGGGAAAAGGAATGGCTCGGCTGGTAG
- a CDS encoding ABC transporter ATP-binding protein, whose product MEAAEAILKINNIEVKYHEVILVLKGVSIEVPKGGIVALLGANGAGKSTTLKAVSGLLKTEDGEVTDGAILFEGQQIHHQGAANIARMGIVQVIEGRRVFEHLTVEENLKVGAHLRKSGSVKEGLDLVYHYFPRLKVKRNEVAGFVSGGEQQMTVVGRALMTEPKLVLLDEPSMGLAPKLIHEIFNIIMLLNHEQGISILLVEQNAKLALNVAPYAYVMETGRIVMDDTSEKLRENEDIKDFYLGLTDKGGRRKNFRDVKHYKRRKRWLT is encoded by the coding sequence TTGGAAGCAGCGGAAGCAATCCTGAAAATCAACAATATAGAGGTCAAGTACCATGAGGTGATCCTGGTCCTGAAGGGCGTTTCCATCGAGGTGCCGAAAGGAGGGATCGTCGCCCTCCTTGGTGCCAACGGGGCCGGGAAGAGCACGACCCTCAAGGCGGTTTCCGGCCTTTTGAAGACCGAGGACGGGGAAGTCACGGACGGCGCCATCCTGTTCGAAGGGCAGCAGATTCATCATCAGGGTGCGGCCAATATCGCCAGGATGGGGATAGTCCAGGTGATCGAGGGACGCAGGGTATTCGAACACCTGACCGTGGAAGAAAACCTCAAGGTCGGCGCCCATCTTCGAAAGAGCGGTTCCGTTAAGGAGGGGCTCGACCTGGTCTACCATTACTTCCCGAGGTTGAAGGTCAAACGCAATGAAGTGGCCGGATTCGTGAGCGGGGGAGAACAGCAGATGACCGTCGTGGGTCGGGCCTTGATGACGGAACCCAAGCTCGTGCTCCTGGACGAACCCTCCATGGGGCTGGCGCCGAAGCTCATCCACGAGATCTTCAACATCATCATGCTGCTAAACCACGAACAGGGGATCTCCATCCTCCTCGTGGAACAGAACGCTAAACTGGCCTTGAACGTGGCCCCTTATGCTTATGTCATGGAGACGGGCCGCATCGTAATGGATGACACCTCGGAAAAACTTCGTGAAAACGAGGACATCAAGGACTTCTACCTCGGGTTGACCGATAAGGGTGGCCGGAGGAAAAACTTTCGGGACGTGAAACATTACAAGCGCAGAAAACGATGGCTTACTTGA
- the recO gene encoding DNA repair protein RecO translates to MNTFISPSIIVRVREIGESDLLVTFFTRDRGLRRGVAKGARKSRKRFVNCLDLLCLAELEYRPGKGDLCLITSGKLLHAHPRLRKDFSALARASYMVELAEILFPWGVVSKEMFDLLRESLRFLEEDPNPRSLLMAFELRAMELGGYGMDLKKCCHCGRDYEGKGTAVFLKEKGGIACLRCARPSKEAPELNPEAVKYLANLQSGALKSALSAAAGKEIMDLLGSVLRLHREYHLGLRLKSLHHLGV, encoded by the coding sequence ATGAACACCTTTATTTCACCCTCGATCATCGTTCGGGTCAGGGAAATCGGGGAGTCCGATCTCCTGGTGACCTTCTTCACCCGGGACCGGGGACTCCGCCGCGGAGTGGCAAAGGGAGCGCGGAAGAGCCGCAAACGGTTTGTGAATTGCCTGGATCTCCTTTGTCTGGCCGAACTGGAATACAGGCCGGGCAAAGGGGATCTCTGCCTGATTACTTCCGGAAAACTACTCCATGCCCATCCCCGTCTTAGAAAGGACTTTTCCGCCCTTGCCAGGGCCAGTTACATGGTTGAACTCGCCGAGATCCTGTTTCCATGGGGAGTCGTGTCAAAAGAGATGTTTGACCTTCTCCGCGAATCCCTTCGCTTCCTTGAGGAAGATCCGAACCCCCGGAGCCTCCTAATGGCCTTTGAGCTGCGGGCCATGGAGCTGGGAGGATACGGGATGGATCTCAAGAAATGTTGTCACTGCGGCCGCGACTACGAGGGTAAGGGAACAGCCGTATTCCTGAAGGAAAAGGGGGGAATCGCTTGTCTTAGGTGCGCCCGGCCGTCCAAGGAGGCGCCTGAGCTGAATCCGGAAGCGGTGAAATATCTGGCGAACCTGCAATCCGGGGCCCTGAAATCCGCCTTGTCCGCCGCAGCGGGGAAGGAAATCATGGACCTTCTGGGATCCGTCCTGAGACTCCATAGGGAATACCATCTCGGTCTGAGGCTGAAGAGTCTCCACCATCTCGGCGTGTAA